In Fimbriiglobus ruber, a single genomic region encodes these proteins:
- a CDS encoding ISKra4 family transposase (programmed frameshift) encodes MATRPDLTSEQEQHAQALATRMQARVSETVLEMARTLVATSDATLFGDTEFALRDQALGLLGVADTEHLPRKKSGYQGSSIDCPHCRATAAFHGYRERHAESLGGRICCRRAYYYCRSCGHGTAPWDPAVGLTERRLTPAVERLATLTGAVADSFENGAELLAETSGIRLRESTVERTTAAAGKRIAAVLSGDRGLGKSKPWAWHCDAWGRTVGYIALDATGIRPQGRGGVKADGRMAYVGMIFNPLPDRERVFEKLPKPGTSMTARYVSGLYPLSAIQPRLAPLGDASRGWIADVQIALSDGGAGREDLLRDHFGRVEVVILDFFHAAEHLGKLAKAWHPQDEPAAREQTAAWSRLLRDEGGDAMIAVLEEGDIPSSASARSIREEVRTYFRNQCHRMDDPTYEANGWFIGSGAVESACKTVVGSRLKGSGMRWSESGGDAVCHVRALYRSEPSQWQAFWQRDLAA; translated from the exons ATGGCCACGCGACCCGACCTCACTTCTGAACAAGAACAGCACGCTCAAGCCTTGGCCACGCGCATGCAGGCGCGCGTCTCGGAGACCGTCCTGGAAATGGCCCGAACGCTCGTCGCCACCTCGGATGCGACTCTCTTCGGGGACACCGAGTTCGCTCTGCGGGACCAGGCCTTGGGACTCCTCGGTGTGGCCGACACCGAGCATCTGC CTCGAAAAAAAAGCGGCTACCAAGGGTCGTCCATCGACTGCCCGCACTGCCGCGCGACGGCGGCGTTCCACGGGTATCGGGAACGACACGCCGAATCCCTCGGGGGGCGGATCTGTTGCCGCCGGGCCTATTACTACTGTCGCTCGTGTGGTCATGGGACGGCCCCGTGGGATCCGGCGGTGGGGTTAACCGAACGTCGCCTGACGCCGGCGGTGGAACGGCTGGCCACGCTCACCGGTGCGGTGGCCGACAGCTTCGAGAACGGGGCCGAATTGCTGGCCGAGACCTCGGGGATTCGACTCCGTGAGTCGACGGTCGAGCGAACCACGGCGGCGGCGGGGAAACGAATCGCGGCGGTGCTGTCGGGCGATCGTGGCCTGGGTAAATCGAAGCCGTGGGCGTGGCATTGCGACGCGTGGGGCCGGACCGTGGGTTACATCGCGTTGGACGCCACGGGGATTCGCCCGCAAGGCCGGGGTGGGGTGAAGGCCGATGGGCGGATGGCCTACGTGGGCATGATTTTCAATCCGTTGCCGGATCGCGAGCGGGTGTTCGAGAAGTTGCCGAAGCCGGGCACGTCGATGACGGCGCGGTACGTGAGCGGTCTGTACCCACTGTCCGCGATCCAACCCCGACTTGCGCCGCTTGGCGACGCAAGTCGGGGTTGGATCGCGGACGTGCAGATTGCGCTGAGCGACGGCGGTGCGGGACGGGAAGATCTTCTGCGGGACCATTTCGGGCGGGTCGAGGTCGTGATCCTGGATTTCTTCCATGCCGCCGAACACCTGGGGAAATTGGCCAAGGCCTGGCATCCGCAGGACGAACCGGCCGCCCGCGAGCAAACCGCGGCGTGGTCGCGGTTGCTGCGGGACGAGGGCGGCGATGCCATGATCGCGGTGTTGGAAGAGGGGGACATCCCCTCCTCGGCGAGCGCCCGCAGCATCCGGGAGGAGGTGCGGACGTATTTCCGCAATCAGTGTCACCGGATGGATGATCCGACGTACGAGGCCAATGGCTGGTTCATCGGTTCGGGCGCGGTGGAAAGTGCGTGCAAGACGGTGGTCGGAAGCCGCCTGAAAGGTTCCGGAATGCGTTGGAGCGAGTCGGGCGGAGACGCGGTCTGCCACGTCCGCGCCCTGTACCGCAGCGAACCAAGCCAATGGCAAGCTTTTTGGCAGCGCGATCTGGCTGCATAG
- a CDS encoding ISKra4 family transposase — MTCPHCHESARCKGFQSRQLVSLFGPLEYARHYDLCRHCHHGTSPLDGILGLRAHDLTPAADDVVCLSGLEDSFATGAETLLRRLAGLRVSESTVQRATEAAGERLAEAQHAGQTFGPSTPWAWHKDADGKTVGYVSVDATGVGQQGPRGAKAEGRMAYIGMIDNPVPEERPRWANPTAAKRPDWKARYVSQVRSLAELAEPLRRHASHVDLDGADRWVALSDGGTGLEDFLRGNFPRVEAVILDFYHVAEYVAKLSRVLHPGDADADTHWREATCEELKTSGGRVVLDTLRSLDVTGRGGAESVRAEVMTYFTNQAHRMDYPHDLAKGWQIGSGPVESACKTVIGERMKGGGMRWGEDGADAMSHLRALFCSSDNQWAAFWSKN; from the coding sequence ATGACGTGCCCGCACTGCCACGAATCGGCCCGGTGCAAGGGATTCCAGTCCCGTCAATTGGTCAGCCTGTTCGGTCCGCTCGAGTACGCCCGGCACTACGACTTGTGCCGGCACTGTCACCACGGCACGTCGCCCCTGGACGGGATACTGGGATTACGGGCTCACGATCTGACCCCGGCCGCCGACGACGTGGTTTGCCTGTCCGGTCTGGAGGACAGTTTCGCCACCGGGGCCGAAACGCTACTTCGGCGGTTGGCCGGTCTGCGGGTGAGTGAGTCGACGGTTCAGCGGGCGACCGAGGCCGCCGGCGAGCGGTTGGCCGAAGCCCAACATGCGGGCCAGACGTTCGGCCCGTCGACCCCGTGGGCGTGGCACAAGGATGCCGACGGGAAGACGGTGGGTTACGTGTCGGTCGACGCCACGGGCGTCGGGCAACAAGGTCCCCGCGGGGCCAAAGCCGAAGGGCGAATGGCGTACATCGGGATGATTGACAACCCGGTCCCCGAGGAACGCCCGCGGTGGGCGAATCCGACGGCGGCCAAGCGGCCGGACTGGAAGGCCCGGTACGTGTCCCAGGTGCGATCGCTCGCGGAGTTAGCCGAGCCGTTGCGGCGGCACGCGTCCCACGTGGATCTGGACGGGGCCGACCGGTGGGTTGCGTTGTCGGACGGGGGGACCGGGTTGGAGGACTTCCTGCGGGGGAATTTCCCCCGCGTCGAAGCCGTCATCCTGGACTTCTACCACGTGGCCGAATACGTCGCCAAACTGTCCCGGGTCCTGCATCCGGGGGACGCGGATGCGGACACGCATTGGCGGGAGGCGACGTGCGAGGAACTCAAGACGTCGGGCGGCCGGGTCGTACTCGACACGCTCCGGTCGTTGGACGTCACCGGTCGCGGGGGAGCGGAGAGTGTTCGCGCGGAGGTCATGACGTACTTCACGAATCAGGCGCATCGGATGGATTACCCGCACGACTTGGCCAAGGGCTGGCAGATTGGCAGTGGTCCTGTCGAGAGCGCGTGCAAGACGGTGATCGGGGAGCGGATGAAGGGCGGGGGAATGCGCTGGGGCGAAGATGGGGCCGATGCCATGAGTCACTTGCGGGCGCTGTTTTGTAGCTCGGATAACCAGTGGGCGGCGTTTTGGTCCAAGAATTAG
- a CDS encoding ISAs1 family transposase gives MTMPLAAVFTDVPDPRRQTKNTKHQLADILVIATCAVLAGAQTWEAIALYGRTKEAFFRRFLPLANGIPSHDTFYNVFQALDPDAFAARFGAWMAAACRATGWIPTAIDGKSVRGTKKATATGCLHTVRAWATANRVTLGQVSVPDGSNEIAVIPDLLRVLEWKGALVTIDAAGCQVENAALIRDREGDDLLTVKGNQPGLLAAVETVFATACETAFADVRYDQHDACEDGHGRHDERYVTVIYDPKGIPDVWRDVKAVVPVNRERTVDGKTTRTTHYYLSSHAGTAEVMAGWIRGHWGIENPRSEDRRSDNLCAPRRCGYHRHRGPTRAGRVVRSAFRPRRLIMPVNERSAPPRRLPRPW, from the coding sequence TGTTCACCGACGTTCCGGACCCTCGCCGTCAAACGAAGAACACGAAGCATCAGTTGGCCGATATCCTGGTGATCGCCACGTGTGCGGTCCTGGCCGGGGCCCAGACGTGGGAGGCCATCGCCTTGTACGGGCGGACCAAGGAGGCGTTCTTCCGCCGGTTCCTCCCCCTGGCGAACGGAATCCCGAGCCATGACACGTTCTACAACGTGTTCCAAGCTCTCGACCCGGATGCGTTCGCGGCCCGGTTCGGGGCGTGGATGGCCGCGGCGTGTCGGGCGACCGGGTGGATCCCGACCGCGATCGATGGGAAGTCCGTCCGGGGGACCAAGAAGGCGACGGCGACCGGGTGTCTGCACACGGTCCGCGCGTGGGCGACGGCCAACCGGGTGACCCTCGGCCAGGTGTCCGTGCCCGACGGGTCGAACGAGATCGCGGTCATCCCCGATCTGCTCCGGGTGCTGGAATGGAAGGGGGCTCTGGTGACGATCGACGCGGCCGGGTGCCAAGTCGAGAACGCGGCCCTCATTCGCGACCGCGAGGGCGACGACTTGCTGACGGTGAAGGGCAACCAACCGGGACTCCTGGCGGCCGTCGAGACCGTGTTCGCGACGGCGTGCGAGACCGCATTCGCCGACGTGCGGTATGACCAACACGACGCCTGTGAGGACGGGCACGGGCGGCACGACGAGCGGTACGTGACGGTGATCTATGACCCGAAGGGGATTCCCGACGTGTGGCGGGATGTGAAGGCGGTGGTGCCGGTGAATCGGGAGCGGACGGTCGACGGGAAGACGACCCGCACGACCCACTACTACCTGAGTAGCCATGCGGGCACGGCGGAGGTGATGGCCGGTTGGATTCGGGGACATTGGGGGATTGAGAACCCCCGGTCAGAAGACCGGCGAAGTGACAACTTGTGCGCCCCCAGGCGGTGCGGTTACCATCGCCACCGAGGCCCTACTCGCGCTGGTCGCGTGGTGCGATCAGCGTTCCGGCCACGGAGACTCATCATGCCGGTCAACGAACGCTCTGCTCCCCCCCGCCGATTGCCCCGCCCGTGGTGA
- a CDS encoding substrate-binding domain-containing protein, with product MKYLRLFAILAAGFAAAGCIPSSPSPVKRTIGLSVLSQTNPFFMEIADNLREEAVKHGFDVIVVSGENDVARQDKQLNDFVARNVDAIVLSPCDSKSIGPAIRAANAAGIPVFTVDIAVLAPDAKVVTHIATDNYAGGKQAGEAMIEALGGRGGKVGVLDLKAVESCILRVKGFKEVIDANNQKPGAAKIEIVSELPCGGAKDQGYKSAEDMLQAHADLAAIFAINDPAALGARAALEKAGKAERIKLIGFDGQPEGKRAIAAGKIYADPIQYPDKIGRTAATVIAKYFDGEEVAPEVLIPTALYRKADGERDGLKP from the coding sequence ATGAAGTACCTTCGTCTTTTTGCGATCCTCGCCGCCGGGTTCGCCGCCGCGGGGTGTATTCCGTCGTCGCCGAGCCCAGTGAAGCGAACCATCGGCCTGTCCGTTCTGAGCCAGACGAACCCCTTCTTTATGGAGATCGCGGATAACCTTCGGGAAGAGGCGGTCAAACACGGATTCGACGTGATCGTCGTAAGCGGCGAGAACGACGTCGCCCGGCAAGACAAGCAACTCAACGACTTCGTTGCCCGCAACGTGGACGCGATCGTCCTCAGCCCCTGCGACTCCAAATCCATCGGCCCGGCCATCCGCGCGGCGAACGCGGCCGGTATTCCCGTTTTCACGGTCGACATCGCCGTCCTGGCTCCGGACGCGAAGGTGGTCACGCACATCGCGACCGACAACTACGCTGGGGGCAAGCAAGCCGGCGAGGCGATGATCGAAGCCCTCGGCGGCCGCGGCGGGAAGGTCGGGGTGCTGGATCTAAAAGCCGTGGAATCCTGCATCCTCCGCGTGAAGGGGTTCAAGGAAGTCATCGACGCGAACAACCAGAAGCCGGGCGCGGCCAAAATCGAGATCGTCTCGGAATTACCCTGTGGGGGAGCCAAGGACCAGGGGTACAAGTCGGCCGAGGACATGCTGCAAGCCCACGCCGACCTGGCCGCGATCTTCGCCATCAACGACCCCGCGGCTTTGGGCGCGCGGGCGGCACTGGAGAAAGCCGGCAAGGCCGAGCGCATCAAGCTCATCGGCTTCGACGGCCAGCCCGAAGGGAAGCGGGCCATCGCCGCCGGGAAGATCTACGCCGACCCGATCCAGTACCCGGACAAGATCGGCCGAACGGCCGCGACCGTCATCGCGAAATACTTCGACGGCGAAGAGGTCGCCCCGGAAGTCCTCATCCCGACGGCCCTGTACCGCAAGGCCGATGGCGAACGCGACGGACTCAAACCGTAA